The bacterium sequence CTATTCTTTCATCCTCAAGCTTTACTTTTATGGAGGATCTGATTGGACAGACCTCTTCAATAATACCAATTCCCTCCTCTGTTTTATAAGAAGAGCCCTCTTTTGGTGTTTTTTTTCTAAATTCCTTATAAAACTCATATTCAAAAGCAAGGCAGCACATAAACCTTCCACATACACCTATTATCTTAGAAAAAGACATAGATAGATTTTGTTCCTTTATCATCTTTATATTAACACCTTTAATCTCCTTTAAAAATTTAGAACAACAGGGTTCCCTTCCACACCAGGAAAAACCCCCAAACAGCTTTACCTCCTCCTTTATCCCTATCTGATAAAGCTCAATTTTAGAACCCAAAGAGCTCGAAAACTCTTTAACAAGGTTTCTAAAATCAACCCTCTCGTTTGCACTAAAATAGAATGTGTACTTTTTTTCATCCAAAGAGAGGTGAACATCGATAAACTTCATATCAAGGTTATGGGCTTCTACCTTTTCTATAAAAAGCTTTTTAGAAAGCTCCTCTTTTTCTTTATTTAGCTTCTGTTTTTCTAGATCTTCTTCGGATGCCTTCTTGATAATCCTTGGAATATGCTCTTTTATTTTCTCATCATCTAAAACCTTTGGCCCTTCAACACTTAAGCCTATATCACAATATCCTTCCATCTCAACAAGATACATTTTGCCCATTTCAATTGAGATCTCTCCACAATCGCAATAGTTTATCCTAGGATCCTTTAAAAACCTTATTCCCACTACCTCTCTAATCATTTGTTATCCCAAATACCATCTTTTCTAAAGCAAGCCTTCTATGGACATTTGCTTTTAGAGCTTCTTTTGCCTCTAAAACTTTATCAATCATAAAATAAAGGCCATTTTTCTTAAAGATAAAAAGGAGAAGCTCTAATGTATGTGGAAACCTTTCATACATCTTAACAAGCTCCTCTATGAGAAGAAAAGGAGACTTTGTTTTAAGAGAAGAGACCCATAATGAAAGGGCTTTTTTTTCTTCGTCTATGTTTATCTTGCTATAATTTAATATTTTTTCCATACTTCCTCCCGACATTTCAACTAACATCTCATCTTCTATACCAAGGGATTTAAAGCTATTTAAAGAAAGGGGCTTAAACCTTATTTTAAAACAGCGGGATCTAATTGTGGGAAGGAGGCTATTTATTGAGCTTGTAATTAGAATAAACAATTGGGTTGCCTCCTCCAATGTTTTAAGAAGACAAGATGATGCAGAAGGGGTAAGAAGATGGGCATTATCAATTATATAGACCCTCTTCTTATAGGTTGGCTTAAGATTTGCCTCTTTTATTATCTCCCTTATTGTATCAATCTTTATATAGCCCTGCTCATCCTTTATTTCCCTTATGTCGGGATGGTTTTTAAGGCTATTACAAGAGCTACAAAAAACACAACCATTATCATCGCAATTTATAGCCCCGGCAAAAGCAATTGCTGCCATTCTCTT is a genomic window containing:
- the ricT gene encoding regulatory iron-sulfur-containing complex subunit RicT, with amino-acid sequence MIREVVGIRFLKDPRINYCDCGEISIEMGKMYLVEMEGYCDIGLSVEGPKVLDDEKIKEHIPRIIKKASEEDLEKQKLNKEKEELSKKLFIEKVEAHNLDMKFIDVHLSLDEKKYTFYFSANERVDFRNLVKEFSSSLGSKIELYQIGIKEEVKLFGGFSWCGREPCCSKFLKEIKGVNIKMIKEQNLSMSFSKIIGVCGRFMCCLAFEYEFYKEFRKKTPKEGSSYKTEEGIGIIEEVCPIRSSIKVKLEDERIVEVKI
- a CDS encoding AAA family ATPase, whose product is MLLDKIIGQREAISSLKNLLRRRDIPPLIFYGKSGIGKRMAAIAFAGAINCDDNGCVFCSSCNSLKNHPDIREIKDEQGYIKIDTIREIIKEANLKPTYKKRVYIIDNAHLLTPSASSCLLKTLEEATQLFILITSSINSLLPTIRSRCFKIRFKPLSLNSFKSLGIEDEMLVEMSGGSMEKILNYSKINIDEEKKALSLWVSSLKTKSPFLLIEELVKMYERFPHTLELLLFIFKKNGLYFMIDKVLEAKEALKANVHRRLALEKMVFGITND